One window from the genome of bacterium encodes:
- a CDS encoding N-acetylmuramoyl-L-alanine amidase, translated as MLLLGAERPPGLSDVRDVRHWSYKNYTRVVVELSGPTARSEVKRLAADREAGKPERIYLDLPNVWVGTRYADPIRVGDGLLRGIRLGQNRATASRLVIDLDRYERHRLFQLTSPDRLVLDVYAHRGPHGGTITARRPSSTKPPRGAAPSPRATPSPRTSLRPIHTVVIDPGHGGDDPGAVGVAGVREKDVTLRLARELAQRLRERGFQVHLTRERDQNVSLEARTAFAEGKGADVFVSIHANAARRRGANGIETYFLDKGHERHSLRVAARENGVPPNKLDALQRAVAGLKVSEMSIQSQSLARAVHGKMVTGVRKTHGSVKDLGVKQAPFHVLFLSGMPSILIETGFVTHPKEAKRLASRFYRAVLAEQIARGLSSYRSERSAKLARRAS; from the coding sequence ATGCTGCTGCTGGGCGCCGAGCGGCCGCCGGGGCTTTCCGATGTGCGGGACGTTCGGCATTGGTCGTACAAGAACTACACCCGTGTGGTCGTCGAGCTCTCTGGCCCGACCGCACGCAGCGAAGTCAAGCGCCTCGCCGCGGATCGCGAGGCCGGGAAGCCCGAGCGGATCTACCTGGATCTCCCCAATGTCTGGGTGGGGACACGTTATGCGGATCCGATTCGGGTCGGCGATGGTCTACTGCGAGGCATCCGTCTCGGCCAGAATCGCGCCACGGCCTCACGGCTGGTGATCGATCTCGACCGCTACGAGCGCCATCGCCTCTTCCAGCTCACTTCGCCGGATCGACTCGTTCTGGACGTCTACGCCCATCGCGGGCCGCACGGCGGAACGATCACTGCGCGCCGTCCGTCCTCCACGAAGCCGCCTCGTGGAGCTGCTCCGTCGCCCAGGGCGACGCCGTCCCCGCGGACCTCCTTGCGCCCGATCCACACGGTCGTGATCGACCCGGGCCATGGAGGCGACGATCCGGGCGCTGTTGGCGTGGCAGGGGTCCGCGAGAAGGATGTGACCCTCCGCCTCGCCCGGGAGCTTGCGCAGCGTTTGCGGGAGCGCGGCTTCCAGGTGCATCTGACTCGCGAACGAGACCAGAACGTGAGCCTCGAGGCGCGCACGGCCTTTGCCGAAGGCAAGGGCGCAGATGTCTTCGTCTCGATTCACGCCAACGCGGCTCGCCGGCGCGGAGCCAACGGGATCGAGACCTACTTCCTGGACAAAGGCCACGAGCGCCACTCCCTCCGTGTGGCAGCCCGAGAAAACGGTGTACCGCCCAACAAACTCGATGCGCTCCAGCGTGCCGTCGCTGGGCTCAAGGTCTCCGAGATGTCGATCCAGTCGCAATCGCTGGCGCGCGCCGTCCACGGGAAGATGGTGACCGGCGTCCGGAAGACCCATGGCTCGGTGAAGGATCTCGGTGTCAAGCAGGCGCCGTTCCACGTGCTCTTTCTTTCGGGAATGCCGTCGATCCTGATCGAAACCGGCTTCGTCACCCATCCGAAGGAAGCGAAACGCCTCGCAAGCCGTTTCTACCGTGCCGTCCTTGCCGAGCAGATCGCCCGGGGCCTTTCATCCTATCGCAGCGAGCGGAGTGCCAAGCTCGCGAGGCGCGCCTCATGA